The following is a genomic window from Cryptococcus depauperatus CBS 7841 chromosome 2, complete sequence.
ggtGTGCCTGGCGCCAATCTTCTCACACATCTGCCTCCCGTCAGTTCCAAGAAACCCAAGCGCGGACCAGCTGTTGGACAGGTTCAAATGCTTGTCGTTGCCCCTACACGAGAGCTTGCCCAACAATCACACGAGACTCTTACAGCCCTTGGAGCTCAAGTCAAGCTGAAAAGTGTATGTATATTTGGTGGcgttggcaaagaaggcCAGGTAAAAAGTTTGAGTGACAGAGACGTGAGGATCGTAGTGGGAACTCCAGGACGACTATTGGATCTGACAGATCAAGGCGAGTTAGACTTATCCAGGTGTGTTGAATCTTTAGAGCTTTTTTCCCGCTAACCGATTATGAAATTAGTATTTCCTATCTTGTACTGGACGAAGCCGATAGAATGCTTGACGCCGGCTTCGAAAACGACATTCGCAAAATCATTGCACATACTCCTGATCATAGTGCCGGCCGACAGACAGTGATGTGTAtgttcatcttttctattgATTATCTATGTGGCTTATAAATGATTCAAGTCTCTGCTACATGGCCTGAAAGTGTCAGGAGGCTTGCCAGCTCTTTCTTAAATGACCCTGTGAGGATCACTGTTGGCAGCGACGAGCTTTCAGCCAACAAAAGAATCGAACAATTTGTTGAGGTTCTAGATAGCCCTAGAGATAAGGAGTAGGTAGTCATTTCTTGGACAAACCTGACTAAATGTACTAACAAAACCACAGTGCTCGTCTTATCCACCACCTCCGATCACATCTTAAGGCTTATCCCAACTCTGCTGCCAGTCCTACTCGAATACTGGTCTTTGCATTgtacaagaaagaagctcAGCGTCTCGAATACACCATTCGCCGTGGTGGTTACGCCGTCGGCGCATTGCACGGTGACATGACTCAAGATGCCCGTTTCAAGGCATTagatcttttcaaaactgGCAAACAGAATGTCTTGGTCGCTACTGATGTGGCTGCAAGGGGCTTGGATATCCCAGATGTAGGGCTTGTCATCAATGTCACTTTCCCCCTAACAACAGAGGACTTTGTTCATCGGTGTGGACGGACAGGAAGAGCAGGCAAGACTGGAAAAGCGGTAACATTTTTCACTGGCGAAAACCATGAAAAATCACTTGCTGGAGAGTTTATGAGAGTATTGAGGGATGCAGGCGCACAAATTCCCAAGGAGATGGATCGATTCCCCACTACtatcaaaaagaagggTCCGTTTTTATCATATTTGATTTGGCATAAACACTGACGAGTATTGTCCACAGAGCATGGATCTTATGGCGCTTTCTACAAGGATACCAGTACTGCTCCTGCCCCGACCAAGATCACTTTTGACTAGGCATCTTTGTCAACCTAGAGTCTGTTCTTTCCATGTAAATTATACAAGGTGTATGCATTATTCTAACACAAATAGCGTCGGATTTGACTCTGCTATAACTCTCCCAAGACAATCATGTCTGGTACTATAGAGCTCAACCCATTTCTACTCTACGTTGGCATCCTTCGAATAAATATACAAATATTACTATAAGAGTATTGACTCAATCCTGTCTTAAGAAAATCGGATTGCATTGGCCAATTCTTAAATGAGATGGTTACCAAGAACGCGGCCAATCGCCGAGATCTCCGCCGAGATAACCAAATTATCcgatcttcttcatcggttgataagataaaaaaagatataaagaaaTATTTCATTCGCAAGATTTCAATTTTGAATCTATAACATCATGAGCTTTTTCGACTCCATCTCTGCCAAACTTGGTTATGAAGGAGTTCCCAAAGATATAGCTGAGAAGAGTTTTTACGATTTGAAGACTGAGTTGCCTGGCTCCAAGGGCTCGTACGACTTTGTATGTAGCTTCCCTTGTGGTCGTTTTGTGGTGGCTAATGGTTGCTTGCAGTCCCAGCTCAAGGACAAGATCGTTCTCATTGTCAACACGGCTTCCAAGTGGTGCGTTTGCTGCCTTTTCAGGCTTTACAGAGCTGAATTGTCACTGGGCTGTAGCGGATTCACGCCACAGTACGATGGGTTGGAGGATCTGTACAAAAACTTTGGAGAGAAGGGCCTGATGGTACTAGGATTCCCATCCAACGAGTTTATGTCCCAGGAGCCTGGGACagatgaggaaattgaCTCTTTCTGCCGAGTACGTCTGCCCACGAAACTGTTTGACAAGACAGTTGCTAACGAAATTTTCTTGGGAAGGTCAACCACGGAGTTACCTTTCCCCTCATGAAGAAGTCCAAGGTGAATGGCAGGCAAATGAATGAGGTCTTTGCTTGGTTGAAATCGCAAAAGGGTGCCAGTGGTGCGACCGGCATGACTTTTATCAAGTGGTCTGTTTCCTATGGTCCACATCTTGATTTGGTAGCATAAAACTGACTTGGTTTCGCAGGAACTTTACCAAATTTCTTGTGGACAGACAAGGCAAGGTTGTAGCGAGGTATGCTCCAACGACTAAACCTGAAAGTATCAGACCCGATATTGAGAAGCTTTTATAAGTGTCTTGACTGTTTTACTGCTCCCTGTGGCTCTTCCTGCTATGCATATCTTGGTGGTGGATAATTTCTTGACGATTTGAATGGAAATAGTTgtaaaaagtaaaagagtTTTGATTGATACTTGAACTATTAGTTAAGGGTGCctgagattgaagaaaggTCCACGGAAGCAACATTTGttgtcaacatcttttcatctcttaattttgttcatctttttttattcatatctttttttttgtattttggGCATGGCTATATAGAAACAATCATTTTTAAAGCCACCATGTCAACCGTATCGTTAAGGACTCATCCCCTCTCCGGGATTCCTGAAGGACTACCACACCCTTCTAGCACTCAatctgaagatgatcaTGGTTTGTCTTCTAAGCGGACTTCGATAGGGTTCAGCGTCTTAAGAAATGGCCATGCAGACGactgggaagaagagtatgagCGACAAAAGGATCGGGctcgaaaagaaaaggttcaGAAAGATCTAGAGGGATGGAGAGGTGGACATGGGTGCGTCGTTCACCCATCACTGATTCAGCAGCCGTGTATTGACTCATGTTTCTGTCTCTGGTAGCAAGCCAAGGTCGGCATACCCGCGGCAAGCACTACCTCCAATGTCTTATTACCACCAACCCGTGACGGGCGAGATAGGGAAGCATTTACCGAAAGAGATGGTGAGGATTGAGCGAGATTGGAGTGAAGGCGAGATTTGCCAGTAAGTTGGTCAATCATGGTTGTTCATGGTTTAGGGCTTGATAAATGAGTTGGTTGCTGATAATCTTGCTCAGATTTGAGACAATATTCCCCATGGAACTGGAAGGTCGGGTTGAACCGGCCCAGCTGACAacttttctcaacaacatcaatgaaaagttgagagagGCTTATGCAGTTGGTCCAACCGTTGCGGATAATCTTATCGCAGTAGCCACTTTGTGGTCAAGCCTTTTATGGCGGGAGAGTCATTTTGAAAAGGCAAGTATGATTCAATGTATAGGATGTGGAATGTACAAGTGACAGAAAGGTATGATCAAGAGGGCAATTGCTGACAAAAGATTATAGTCACTCAAACTTGTGGAAAGGTCTATAGATCAAGCCAACCACGATGTGTTCAACCCAGTCGGTTTAAATGTGTTGTCACCTAGAGAGGTTGCGCTGCAATTTGTGAGTCCATAACTTTCCCTTGTGTTGGATGAACCATGACTGATGCTTTATTATAGCTAGAGGTTGAGTACGTCCTATACCATTCACAAGTCTCAAAGACATAGCGCGCTAAATCCAAGGCTAGATATTACTGAAATCAACAAATCCCTTATAATGACTTATCACGACAATCTTGACGAAAATGACACATCTGTTTTCAAGGGCATGACAAGGCCTAAAATCTATATCCAAGATCATATACTAATCATGTAATTCCATTATTGTCAATTCATCTAGATTAGAGTACTCTGTCCCATTCCAAATGTGTCTTACGATTACTATATTGATCTAGTTTTAGCTCGTGTTGGGTACAGTTTTGATAGCCTCATCAAACAGTTTATTCGACACTTCCGGATTATCCAGATACAAGTGATGCCCCGCTTTAGGTACCACATGTACTGCGCATCTAGGATTGCCGGCTTTCAGCAGTGCTTGGGCAGAATCATATCCCCCTTGGACGTCCATCCAGTCATTATCGCCATCTAAGGTATATATCAGAATGAATGGAGGCATACGATGAAGGAAGACACATACACATAAAGGTAACTGGGATCTTGAGCTGGTTGATTCGATCTAATATGGGGATTCGGGCATAGGCTCCTGGAGCAAGAATATGTGCTACATTGCCTGTTAGACCTGCCAAACAATTCTGCACACTGGGTCAAACGCACATATACAATATTCTCCACTTCCCTTCATGACACTGGTTCCGTAAATATAAGCATGTAAATCTTTGacgtcttcttccttttgtgCGCCGAATCGTCTCGAACTGTATTTACCAACCCAAAGTGGGCCCCAAGGACCGATAGAACGAAGAATTGAGAAGGGAGACAAACCTCTTTCCCAACCCCAGACGAAAACTAAAGACATCGGTCAGTTCATTTTTAGGATTGCAGGAAAAACTCAATGTACACTTCATCATGCCTCGACGCATGAGCGAACTATCCCTATCTCCTTGCCATTGCTTCGCTTCTCCTTTTGGCTCGTATTTAGATCGCTCGCCGAGTTCCATTTCCGCTGCATCCACGGCCTCATCTAGTTCACTAGGTGTCTCGGCTGCCTCCCTTGGAGGCGCTTGGGAAGGTGACGGATTTTGTGATGTCAATGGGTAGGGTGTATACTCTGGTCCATGCGGTATCCCAGCAGGGCTGACAAGGACGAGACCCGAGACTCGTTCGGGATATCGCACAGCGTAAGCACTTGCCAAATATCCTCCCAAAGAATGCCCAACAAGcaccatcttctcaataCCTATACTCTTTCGCCAGTCTTCCAGACTtgatagaaagaaatgtTCGGCACGAGCTACCCGTGAAGGAATAGGAGTATTTAATGGCGAAGATAGCAGGTGGGAAGAAGGGCGAGAAGACAAGCCCATGCCTAGCCAATCTAGGAAGAATGTGCGACGATTTGTTTGAGCTGATGAATGGGCGATAGATTCCCAATTTCGAAAAAAGAAACTGATCTCTAGTTAATCATACAGCTTGGATTATATTGAAGCAGCCTTACCCCAAAGCAGCAGCATATCCATGCAGCACTACGACAGCTTCCTTCGCATCTCTGTTCTCGGGTGCCGTAATTTCAAGTGTATTGATATAATCCACCAAATTtttgtctgtctttttgcaTATTTTATGCCTGAAATGATGGTTTTTCTCTGGACTACCAGACACTGGCAATGTGGGATCATCAGGTTGAAACTCTGCCAAAGCAACTCGAGGATCTGCCGGGTGGAGAGGTGCGTCAGATGGATTTGGAGTAGGAATAAACACGTTGCGGAGGGTCGCCACCAAGCCATTGGAATCACTTGCGCTTCCATTTGCAGTTGCCTCTGGCTTTGCAGCCTCTGATTGATCTAGACAAGGATGCTGTTCCCCTAGAGAAACGGCGCTGCCTTGCGCCGAGCCAAACCACCCTCTGGTTTCCTCGCTCCGCGGACTTGGCTTGTACATTGACAGCCGTCTCAGCAACCGTTCTTCGGCTACCCTCGAACTATTGTATGGTGAGCTGGCCCACCATGCGGATAATGATGAGCGAAAGTCTTTTGGAATGTCTTTCGAAGGCAGAGGCGGCGGCGTATGAGTTCTAGAAATCGGGGCTGACGATGGCTGCCGAGACGATAAAGCCGACATGATGTCAGTTATTCTAAAGTGTTTCTGTTGACGAAGGGCTGCAATGttgtttgtcttttcaactGTTTGTAGAtataaatgaaaagaaggaaaagaaaaataattctttctctataTATACGTAGTTAAAAGGAGCCAAGTGAAGGTGGAGGATGCCGAATGCGCCTCGGCAATGGGAATCGGCAATGGCCGTCGGTCATCATTGACTTgtactttttcaaagtatGTTGTAGACACAGTAACAATAAAAATCGTTAAACGTATAGCGGGAGCTGGACAGTATGAATCAGCCACTGTGATGCGCTTGTTATGCTTGCGAGCTTGGCCAAGAAAGATATTCTCGAGAGAGAGGCTCACTTGCTATACATTCCCGAGGCTGTCGACT
Proteins encoded in this region:
- a CDS encoding ATP-dependent RNA helicase DBP3, yielding MSVEEVVSTLSKEEKKARKEAKKLKKADKAAKQGVTLQESTADVVEAVKEEKESKKEKSDTMAEKVGEDVETTKLAAESTKEVKDKADKKERKDKKKEKKDKKRKEAGVEDDERPEEPPKKKKKSKDEPIVETFEDASALSKKKQKKLAKAEAAVASASAAPPASISTVFTTEHNTFLSSNAITLTPPLYPPFLAMADLPVHENVQAFLKKFTKPTPIQACSWPALLAKRDVVGIAETGSGKTLAFGVPGANLLTHLPPVSSKKPKRGPAVGQVQMLVVAPTRELAQQSHETLTALGAQVKLKSVCIFGGVGKEGQVKSLSDRDVRIVVGTPGRLLDLTDQGELDLSSISYLVLDEADRMLDAGFENDIRKIIAHTPDHSAGRQTVMFSATWPESVRRLASSFLNDPVRITVGSDELSANKRIEQFVEVLDSPRDKDARLIHHLRSHLKAYPNSAASPTRILVFALYKKEAQRLEYTIRRGGYAVGALHGDMTQDARFKALDLFKTGKQNVLVATDVAARGLDIPDVGLVINVTFPLTTEDFVHRCGRTGRAGKTGKAVTFFTGENHEKSLAGEFMRVLRDAGAQIPKEMDRFPTTIKKKEHGSYGAFYKDTSTAPAPTKITFD